The sequence CGATTTATCACTGGTGATGATTTACGGCGGCTATGGCATCGCGCTGATTTACGCGGCACGCGGCTCGTCATCTGACCAGCCTTTATGGCAGAAGACGACGTTTCTGGCCGGCGTTTACTTTATCCTCTCCGGCATGGCGGATATCGCCATCGCGCTTGATTTGGGTATGTTTGGCGGTCGGCGGGCGCCGCAGATTATCGCCGTCGCCCATATCGCCACGCTGATGGTTCTGACGTTTCTGATAGTGACCAGGAATGCCGCCCCGACGGTAATATCAGCGACAGGACGAGGCATTTCCGCAGTACCTCCAGCCAGCCCCGACGACCGGACGCTGGCCGATAAGCTGGATCAATTTATCCGCATCAATAACCTCTACACCGACCCAAATATGACGCTCCAACGCCTGGCAAGGCGGATGGGCATACCCGCCAGGAAAATTTCGGAAGCCATTAATCGCGTCCACGGGCGCAATATCTCTCAGGTAATGAATGGCTACCGTATTGATGAAGCGAGGCGATTGCTCAGCCAGACGGATTCACGTATCACCGATATCATGCTGGCCTGCGGTTTTCAGACAAAATCAAACTTCAATCGAGAGTTTTTGAAATCCACGGGGATAAGCCCCAGCCAGTGGCGACGCGCCAACGCTTCATCAGCATCCGCTACTTCCGTTGCCATGCCTGCGCCAGAAAGCCGTCGATCTTCTCGATCAGCGCAAGATGAATAGCCTCACGGGAGCCCGCTGCGCCATCCGTGCAGATAATGCCTTCACCCGGCTCTGACGCATTGATGAGATCTACCGCCCCCGGCTTGCAAAGTTGCATAAAGCTGAAATGCGTGGCCGCGGCGACTTCCCAATATTGGGACGTTTTTTCCGGCAGAAACTTCATCAGATACTGTGATTCAAGCGAGGCCGGAAGAACGGGATCGGGAACACCGGCGGCGATAATCAACACGGGCAACGTCACGGCGGCCAGGCTCGCCGGGGTAAACCCTCTTGCCAGTCCCAGATCCAGTGAAACCGCCGCGGTAATCCGTTTGTCCCGCGCGGATTCGCCAAGCTGCGCCCTCGCGGTGGCGCCTTTCCCTACGCCCATCGCCTGATAGATCTTACAGGAAGCGAGTTGCGCATGTGTCAGGCAATCTTTTTCAAACTGCTCAGCGTTAAAACGCGCCCCGGCAATGGCTAACGCCGTCCACCCGCCCAGTGAATGCCCGACGACGGCAACCCGATCGGATGCCGTATTCCCTGCGATATCCGGTTTTTCCTGCAAAGCGGTAATCACCCGGCTGATATCGTTGGGACGCAGCCAGAGCTCGGCCGCTACCGCCGGATTCATATCCATAAAAGTCGTGCCGGGATGGTTCGGCGCCGCCACCACATACCCTTTTTGCGCCAGCGCGTGGGCCAGCCAAAGCTGATTGCGCCAACTTCCGCCATAGCCGTGGGAAAGAATCACTAAAGGATGTAAACCGGCCTGCGGCCGTGCCTGCTTAATCACCGGCACGCCGAAGAACGCGGGATTTTCGCCAAGCGATTCGCTTTCCCCGATCGCCGCCGTCGGATACAGCACCGCCACGCTAAGCGCGCGCCCGTTCTTTCCGTCGGCCAAATCAAGATGCCGGTATCCCACTGACTGAGAAGCCAGCGCAGGAAAACACACCAGCCAGCCCCAGATAAAAATGATAAATGCAGATTTCATTACAAGACACTCCGTATTTATAAAGATAAACAAACAGCGTCTTTTTACTGAGAGCGCACGCCACGCGCGACCTGAAACGCTATTCAGTACCTTTTATTTTCCAGGATAGCCTTTCTTCTGCTTAAGTCTTCAGCACTGGCGAACCGGACAAACCAGTAATTTTTTATAGACGACCGGTCTATTAACAAGTTAGAGTAGGCGCATGAAAACGACACGCAAAGCTGAACTCACCCGCCAACATATCCTCGACATCGGTCGCAAGCTGGTGCTGCGCAAGGGGTTTATCGGGGTGGGTCTGAAGGAAATACTCGACGCCTGCAACGTGCCCAAAGGTTCGTTCTATCACTACTTCGCGTCCAAGGAACAATTTGGCTGCGAACTGCTGGAGCAGTACGTCAGCGATTATCAACAGCGCCTGGAGCTGTTGCTGGCGCCGGACGCCGGCAGCGGGCGCGAGCGCCTGATGCGCTATTGGACGGCATGGATCGACGATCCGCTGCTGGGCGGCTGGGCCGAGCAGTGCCTGGTGGTCAAGCTCGCCGCCGAAATCGCCGACCTGTCCGAGGACATGCGCCTGATCCTGTGCGATGGCGTAACGCGGCTGGTGGCGCGCATTGCAGCAACGGTGGCGGACGGCCAGCGCGACGGCTCGCTGCGCTCGGCGCAGGCGCCGCTGGCTACTGCTCAGATGTTGTACCAGCTCTGGCTGGGCTCCGCCCTACTGTCTAAACTGAATCAAGACCCGGCGCCGTTGCGGCAAGCGTTAGCGACCACCGAATTACTGCTCACCGCGACGGGCAGCGTGGCTGACACCCGCTCGCCTTGATGCTGCTCAGTGAAATTCACCCCCCAAGGAATTGTTGATATGAATATTTTGATTGTTCTCACCTCACACGACCGCCTTGGCGATACCGGCAAGAAAACCGGTTTCTGGCTGGAGGAATTCGCCGCCCCTTACTACGTGTTCAAGGACGCCGGCGCAAATCTGACGCTGGTTTCGCCGCTGGGCGGTCAACCGCCGCTGGATCCCAAAAGCGACGAACCGGAAGCGCAGACCGCCGCCACCGAGCGTTTCCGTAAGGATCCGCAGGCGCAACGGGCGCTGGCCAACACCGGTAAACTGGCCGACGTGCGCGAAGCCGATTTTGACGCCGTATTTTATCCCGGCGGCCACGGCCCGCTGTGGGATCTGGCTGAAGACGCCGACTCGATCGCGCTGATTGAAGCTTTCAATCGCGCCGGTAAGCCTTTCGGGCTGGTCTGCCACGCGCCGGGCGCACTGCGCCGCGTGCGCGCCGCCGACGGTCAGCCCCTGGTTAAAGGGCGCAAGGTTACCGGCTTCTCCAACAGTGAGGAAGAGGCGGTGCAACTGAGCAATGTGGTGCCGTTCCTGATTGAAGACGAATTCAAGCGTCAGGGCGGCCGGTATGAGAAAGGCGCCGACTGGCAGCCCCACGTCGTCATCGACGGTCATTTGATTACCGGGCAGAACCCCGCCAGTTCCGAAGCGGTGGCCGAAGCCTTAATCAACCAGCTGTCTTGAGCGACCCTTTCCCTTTTCAATACTTTTTGGAGTCAATAATGAACTCTCCCATTACCGCGGCAACGCTGGCCGCAGCCGTAGCCGCGATGAAACAGGCGCACATTCAGGACGGTCCGGCCAGCGCCGAGTTACGCCGCGACCGTCTGACCCGCGCCGCGCAACTGCTTACCCGGCACCACCGGGAACTGGCGGCGGCGATCGGCGCCGACTATGGTCATCGCAGCCCCTATCAGAGCCTGTTGGCCGACGTATTGTCTGCCGTCGATGCGTTGCAGTACGCCGCGGAAAATCTGCAGCAATGGATGCAGGCCGACGAACAGCCGGCCCCGGCCCCTGGAATGCAGGCCCGCGTACAGTACCAGCCCTTGGGCGTGGTCGGCATCATCAGCCCGTGGAACTTTCCGCTCAACCTGGCTTTCAGCCCGCTGGCGGGGGTATTTGCCGCCGGCAACCGCGCGTTGATCAAGCCGTCCGAGCTGACCCCGCGTACCGCTGAACTGCTGGCCGAACTGATTGCCCGCTATTTCGATCCGCTGGAGCTGACCACGGTGCTCGGCGATGCCGACGTGGGCGCGGCCTTCAGCGCGCAGGCTTTCGACCATCTGGTATTCACCGGCAGCACCGGCGTCGGCCGCCATGTGATGCGCGCCGCGGCCGAAAACCTGGTGCCGGTGACGCTGGAGCTGGGCGGCAAGTCGCCGGTGGTGCTCGATACCGATGCCGATGTGCAGGTAGCCGCCGAGCGAGTGCTGACGATCAAGACCTTCAATGCCGGTCAGATCTGTATTTCTCCCGACTACGTCATGCTGCCTGAAGGCGCCCGCGATGCTTTTGAGCAACACGCCCGCCGTTTCATCGCCCGGACCTTCCCGACGCTACAGGGCAACCCGGACTACACCGCAATCGTCAGCGATCGCCATTTCCAGCGCCTCCAGGGTCTGCTGGACGATGCGCGCGCCAAGGGCGCCACGGTCATCGGGCTGGAACCGGAAAACGAAGTCAACGCCGATGCGCAAACCCGCAAGATGGCGCCGACGCTGGTGTTCGACGTCACCGATGAGATGCTGGTGATGCAGGAGGAAATATTCGGTCCGGTTCTGCCGATCAAGACTTATCGCCACGTTGACGAAGCGCTGGACTATATCAATGCGCATCCGCGTCCGCTGGCCGCCTATTACTTCGGTCAGGATCCGCTGCGTCAACAGCGGTTCGGCGAACGCACCACCTCCGGCGCGCTGGTGATCAACGACGTGATGACCCACGCCTCGGTCGAGAGCGTGCCATTCGGCGGCGTGGGAGCATCGGGAATTGGCGCCTACCACGGCATCCACGGTTTCCGTCGTTTCAGCCATGCCAAGGCGGTGGTGGTGCA comes from Brenneria nigrifluens DSM 30175 = ATCC 13028 and encodes:
- a CDS encoding helix-turn-helix domain-containing protein; protein product: MPAIPLPFITAFLLMVLFLRFRRLNGKKRAARTATAFVATSCLAITLCGLRWGTSLAPPPFLQPIAASAIPPLFWLCMTSAESDRTQNVCRFWHLLPVALVAVLAIMKTNLLDLSLVMIYGGYGIALIYAARGSSSDQPLWQKTTFLAGVYFILSGMADIAIALDLGMFGGRRAPQIIAVAHIATLMVLTFLIVTRNAAPTVISATGRGISAVPPASPDDRTLADKLDQFIRINNLYTDPNMTLQRLARRMGIPARKISEAINRVHGRNISQVMNGYRIDEARRLLSQTDSRITDIMLACGFQTKSNFNREFLKSTGISPSQWRRANASSASATSVAMPAPESRRSSRSAQDE
- a CDS encoding alpha/beta hydrolase family protein yields the protein MKSAFIIFIWGWLVCFPALASQSVGYRHLDLADGKNGRALSVAVLYPTAAIGESESLGENPAFFGVPVIKQARPQAGLHPLVILSHGYGGSWRNQLWLAHALAQKGYVVAAPNHPGTTFMDMNPAVAAELWLRPNDISRVITALQEKPDIAGNTASDRVAVVGHSLGGWTALAIAGARFNAEQFEKDCLTHAQLASCKIYQAMGVGKGATARAQLGESARDKRITAAVSLDLGLARGFTPASLAAVTLPVLIIAAGVPDPVLPASLESQYLMKFLPEKTSQYWEVAAATHFSFMQLCKPGAVDLINASEPGEGIICTDGAAGSREAIHLALIEKIDGFLAQAWQRK
- a CDS encoding type 1 glutamine amidotransferase domain-containing protein encodes the protein MNILIVLTSHDRLGDTGKKTGFWLEEFAAPYYVFKDAGANLTLVSPLGGQPPLDPKSDEPEAQTAATERFRKDPQAQRALANTGKLADVREADFDAVFYPGGHGPLWDLAEDADSIALIEAFNRAGKPFGLVCHAPGALRRVRAADGQPLVKGRKVTGFSNSEEEAVQLSNVVPFLIEDEFKRQGGRYEKGADWQPHVVIDGHLITGQNPASSEAVAEALINQLS
- a CDS encoding coniferyl aldehyde dehydrogenase, which translates into the protein MNSPITAATLAAAVAAMKQAHIQDGPASAELRRDRLTRAAQLLTRHHRELAAAIGADYGHRSPYQSLLADVLSAVDALQYAAENLQQWMQADEQPAPAPGMQARVQYQPLGVVGIISPWNFPLNLAFSPLAGVFAAGNRALIKPSELTPRTAELLAELIARYFDPLELTTVLGDADVGAAFSAQAFDHLVFTGSTGVGRHVMRAAAENLVPVTLELGGKSPVVLDTDADVQVAAERVLTIKTFNAGQICISPDYVMLPEGARDAFEQHARRFIARTFPTLQGNPDYTAIVSDRHFQRLQGLLDDARAKGATVIGLEPENEVNADAQTRKMAPTLVFDVTDEMLVMQEEIFGPVLPIKTYRHVDEALDYINAHPRPLAAYYFGQDPLRQQRFGERTTSGALVINDVMTHASVESVPFGGVGASGIGAYHGIHGFRRFSHAKAVVVQSPGGESNLRMRAPYAAGLAEIETLLAAASSANINGQKKSG
- a CDS encoding TetR/AcrR family transcriptional regulator; the encoded protein is MKTTRKAELTRQHILDIGRKLVLRKGFIGVGLKEILDACNVPKGSFYHYFASKEQFGCELLEQYVSDYQQRLELLLAPDAGSGRERLMRYWTAWIDDPLLGGWAEQCLVVKLAAEIADLSEDMRLILCDGVTRLVARIAATVADGQRDGSLRSAQAPLATAQMLYQLWLGSALLSKLNQDPAPLRQALATTELLLTATGSVADTRSP